The region CAAATTTACTTCCGGCATATTCTCCCAATCTTGGATTCCTGCTGTCGTGATGAGCGTAGATATTATGATGAAAAGAGGCGAATTTTCCTCCTGCAATTCCTCCGTATCCGTGAGCTCCTTTTTGGTGGGCAGAATTTCTTAAACTTTCTGCAATCACACACCACTGAAGCGTTGTATTTTCGTTATTATAAATAGAAACGGTCTCGTCTGTTGACCAGCTCATTGAACAATGATCCACTATCAGATTTTTGATGAATCTTGCTCCTAAAGCATCACCTTCAAAGTTTTTCTGGTCACCCATTCTGAACCGCATATAACGAATGGTTACATTATCTGCGCCTACAAAAGTTTCGTAGTTGGCAACGCTAATTCCATCTCCGGGAGCTGTTTGTCCGGCAATCGTAACGTTCCCTTCTTTTATTTTTAAAGGCGATTCGAGGTAAATGGTTCCTCCTGTTTTAAAGATTATATATCTAGGACCTTTTTGATTCAAAGCATATCTTAAAGTTCCTTCTGAACCATCATCCGTAAGTTTTGTAACAGCATATACTTTTCCGCCACGCCCGCCTGTTGTATATCTTCCAAAGCCTTCTGCACCAGGAAAACTTACCACGTTTTGAGCATTAATGTCTATGGAAATACCACATAAAATTCCTATCGTGAATAGTTTTGTGAAGTGTTTTTTCATGACTGAAAATCTTTGGTGTTTTTAGGTTTATTTTATTTTAAACTTTTTGATGGGTTCCAGTTATCTTTTCCTTTCAGGATATTCTGTGTTGTATATTTTTTACTTTCTTCTTCGGTTATTTGATGTGACCAAGAAACTCTTTTTGTAGCATTTGCTCCAGAACCTTTTGAATTAAACTCTCCATAAAAATTGGTTTTTTCAGCATCAGGTTTGTTCCAGTTATGCCATCCTTCAGGTTTTATGGTTGAATTGATCTCGCAATTAATGTAAACGGTTTTAGCAAAGGGTCTCCATGGTCTTCCTAAATAGACCGAATTTTCTTTAGCATTTCCGGTAATTTTTGAATTGATAAAAACAAATCCGAATTCATTTTCCTGTGGAGTAGAAGCTGCGGTAACATAGCTTGCAGTTTCTTTTGAGTAAATAGTGCAGTTTTCGAAAACAGCGGTTCCGGCGCCGAAAATATAGTCGGTTGTGCCTTCGATATAGCAGCTTTTAAAATAATTTCTTGAAGGTTTTGTTTTGTCCGGTGAATCCTGAACTCCTTTTAAATATAAAGTGTCCTGATTTCCTAAAAATCTGCAGTTTTCAAATACAATTCTGTCTCCTGAAGTTAAAACAGCAACAGCCTGTCCAACTCTTCCTGAACTGTTTTCAAACGAAATATTCTTTGCTATAAAATTATTGGAATGGATGAAAATTGTGGAAGAGTTTGTCGTTCCAATGTCTTTTCCTTCGGAATTCTTTTTTGAGGCAAAGTCATCATAAGTAATGATTGTATTTTGAGGATTTTCTCCTTCCAGCAATATCGCTCCTTTTGTTTCAGGAATGATGATTTTTTCTTTATAAGTTCCTGCTTTAATTACAATTTTTGTTCTTGTGGAAGAACCGTTTTCAACGGCATCGATGGCTTGCTGTACTGTAGTAAAGTTGCCTTTTCCGTCTTTTGAAACCACGATTGTTTTATCGGCAGTTTTAAAAGAAAGAAGACCTGACAAGATGATCGAAAGGATTACAGTTGATGTTAAATTTCTAAGAAAAGCGGAAATTTTCATTGAAAAATTTTTAGTTAAAATACAGACTTCTCTTGGTGAGATG is a window of Candidatus Chryseobacterium colombiense DNA encoding:
- a CDS encoding pectinesterase family protein; protein product: MKISAFLRNLTSTVILSIILSGLLSFKTADKTIVVSKDGKGNFTTVQQAIDAVENGSSTRTKIVIKAGTYKEKIIIPETKGAILLEGENPQNTIITYDDFASKKNSEGKDIGTTNSSTIFIHSNNFIAKNISFENSSGRVGQAVAVLTSGDRIVFENCRFLGNQDTLYLKGVQDSPDKTKPSRNYFKSCYIEGTTDYIFGAGTAVFENCTIYSKETASYVTAASTPQENEFGFVFINSKITGNAKENSVYLGRPWRPFAKTVYINCEINSTIKPEGWHNWNKPDAEKTNFYGEFNSKGSGANATKRVSWSHQITEEESKKYTTQNILKGKDNWNPSKSLK